A single region of the Podospora pseudopauciseta strain CBS 411.78 chromosome 1, whole genome shotgun sequence genome encodes:
- a CDS encoding hypothetical protein (EggNog:ENOG503PY5P), which yields MEDLSHLWERQITALRDSFSADSSVGAPTSGSPSLQRGDGDRDYDTHESEHGWDDKINSVVDALDELALQSPTGKTNTTTTQSPRTPWFPDGDAYTETVPLRSSKIQALPVLPWPTDPPTPSPSLWPPPQNQKDHQEQLLCPHYTARQLPLSPSTLSSRTAVPGSTTVTPATTFHSPLPFIQSVPPSSVSALCLSWAPPLARPGPDGQLFSPSLPTNTEAVRTCFKKRGWKVQCRLIPNDYSTSAVETVVDKFLAQSQNQTVQHEKRNRSRSEVTSRGGELLIVYYHGFGATEEDGRLRFSSDEGSHFYWDDVRDPIMQHPGDVLLIFDCTAPFPLSSSKSNRPQQSHTGEEAEPPQEIRLLMGPGVLSRKGTKQVLGVCVPSSLASGRSGFGAEPLNISFKLSKEKQKPEMAEKPRARPRSLLLPGFDLSDLEPSDSVEPQGDQGAAQPELEQSSSPWKLDDTMTKALCRILDRDRNRMKTEVGMNEILSVQRLCSLVREDIRQTSTLPSTIGSEQREAIREVERGLAGRVFVTQLGGGQIQDIYLPCLGA from the exons ATGGAAGATCTCTCTCATCTCTGGGAACGTCAGATTACTGCTTTGAGGGATAGCTTCTCGGCAGACAGCAGTGTAGGGGCGCCGACGTCCGGGTCTCCAAGCCTCCAACGCGGTGATGGGGACAGAGATTATGACACCCATGAGTCTGAGCATGGATGGGACGACAAGATCAACTCGGTAGTCGATGCTCTAGACGAGTTGGCTCT ACAATCGCCTACTGGAAAGACCAACACTACCACCACTCAAAGTCCCCGGACACCTTGGTTTCCGGATGGGGATGCTTACACCGAGACGGTGCCTCTGAGGTCAAGTAAGATTCAAGCTCTGCCTGTTCTTCCATGGCCGACAGATCCGCCTactccatctccatcactATGGCCACCTCCACAAAATCAGAAAGATCATCAGGAGCAGTTGCTATGCCCACATTACACCGCCCGCCAGCTTCCCTTGTCCCCATCTACACTGTCAAGCCGAACAGCAGTCCCAGGCTCCACGACGGTGACGCCAGCAACCACGTTTCACTCACCACTGCCGTTCATCCAATCAGTCCCACCCTCATCTGTATCAGCCCTCTGTCTATCCTGGGCACCGCCGCTGGCTCGCCCTGGACCTGACGGCCAGCTTTTCAGCCCCAGCCTACCAACGAATACTGAAGCCGTCAGGACATGTTTCAAAAAGAGAGGCTGGAAGGTGCAATGTCGGCTGATTCCCAACGACTATAGCACATCAGCGGTCGAGACGGTGGTTGATAAGTTTCTTGCCCAGAGCCAGAACCAGACAGTTCAACACGAAAAGAGGAATAGATCCCGGAGTGAAGTTACGTCAAGGGGTGGAGAGCTGTTGATTGTATATTATCACGGGTTTGGAGCCACAGAAGAGGATGGGAGGCTGAGGTTTAGCAG TGACGAAGGAAGCCATTTTTACTGGGATGATGTGCGCGACCCAATTATGCAACATCCAGGGGATGTTCTTCTCATATTCGACTGCACGGCCCCTTTCCCACTGTCGTCCTCCAAGAGTAATCGACCACAACAATCTCATACTGGGGAGGAAGCCGAACCCCCTCAAGAAATCAGGCTTTTAATGGGCCCTGGTGTGCTCTCTAGAAAGGGAACGAAACAGGTGCTCGGCGTGTGTGTCCCTTCTTCGTTGGCTTCGGGAAGATCAGGATTTGGAGCAGAGCCATTGAATATCTCGTTCAAATTgtcaaaagaaaagcaaaaacCAGAAATGGCCGAGAAGCCTCGTGCACGGCCAAGGTCACTTTTGTTGCCCGGATTTGATCTGAGCGATCTGGAACCCTCAGATTCGGTTGAGCCTCAAGGTGACCAAGGAGCAGCACAGCCAGAGCTCGAACAGTCGAGTTCCCCGTGGAAGCTCGACGACACCATGACAAAAGCGCTCTGCAGAATCCTGGACAGAGATCGGAACCGAATGAAGACGGAGGTGGGGATGAACGAGATATTGTCTGTGCAACGGTTATGCAGTCTCGTTAGGGAAGATATACGACAGACATCAACTCTACCATCGACAATAGGATCGGAGCAAAGAGAAGCGATAAGGGAAGTGGAGAGGGGGCTGGCAGGAAGGGTATTTGTCACACAACTTGGTGGGGGACAGATACAGGACATTTACCTGCCTTGTCTTGGTGCTTGA
- a CDS encoding hypothetical protein (BUSCO:EOG09262G8Y; COG:Q; EggNog:ENOG503NUC4), whose translation MRVPPPPFVKRLTSPPVINIKSGATFFRRHPSSLPPPNQHAHLQPPKNDNPPLFKEISFQVPSHLSQSPQQNESSWVVVGPSRSGKTTFLQMLRGELHCSPISARTWPWLTQHNLTPQTAIKYVGFNGKGISEVTTSAYLSARYESLREDTDFSLKEYLLGQTQFNLGHIPGEHVISQHLFDKVVKDLSLVELLDTPVAFLSNGQSRRAAIAKALMAEPEVLLLDEPFVGLDPGASRALSVMLKTLAERASPRVVISCRPQDPLPGWIQRVVYLEGAGEVAIAGQLGIEGAEDAFVKEAGGGSQVEIITDADEGALGEPLVEMNGCKVRYGNKVALGNWDGGLHWTVRRGQRWGVFGPNGSGKTTIVALLCSDHPQTYSLPIKLFGRNRMPEPGSGERPLTFWDIQSRIGHSSPEIHKHMPRGLNVQQVLESAWADTFKGVPKLDEDAKQKVKATLRWFEKELNPRYSKDKEGPPDNVAWAQDYLFGGLSFSAQRVLLFLRAIINHPDIVVLDEAFSGMDEYVRDKCMLFLACGEEKAYAADRTVVEHPAPEKIKVKGLGEDQALICISHVKEEVPDCVKEWLCLPEPNMGLPARFGQLGKPLRTDEDTWMHTIWGLNRRN comes from the coding sequence ATGCGTgtccctcccccacctttcGTCAAACGGCTCACCAGCCCAcccgtcatcaacatcaaatcAGGAGCTACCTTTTTCCGCCGACATCCCTCCTCTCTGCCTCCACCAAATCAACATGCTCATTTGCAGCCACCCAAGAATGATAACCCCCCACTATTCAAGGAAATCTCGTTCCAGGTCCCCTCGCATCTTTCCCAGTCACCTCAGCAAAATGAGTCCAGCTGGGTAGTCGTCGGCCCTTCACGCTCCGGCAAAACCACCTTTCTTCAGATGCTCCGTGGAGAGCTCCATTGCTCCCCAATCTCGGCGAGGACATGGCCTTGGCTCACACAACACAACCTCACCCCTCAAACAGCTATCAAATACGTTGGATTCAACGGCAAGGGGATATCAGAGGTCACCACTTCGGCTTACCTGTCAGCGAGATATGAGAGTCTGAGAGAAGACACAGACTTTTCTCTCAAGGAATATCTACTTGGCCAGACGCAGTTCAACCTAGGCCATATTCCAGGGGAGCATGTCATCAGTCAGCATCTTTTCGACAAAGTTGTCAAAGACCTGAGTTTGGTCGAGCTGCTGGATACCCCTGTGGCCTTCTTGTCAAATGGGCAGTCAAGGCGAGCGGCGATTGCCAAGGCTTTGATGGCGGAACCAGAGGTACTCTTGCTGGACGAGCCGTTTGTGGGGCTGGATCCTGGAGCATCTAGGGCCCTGAGTGTGATGTTGAAGACGCTAGCCGAGAGAGCCAGTCCGAGGGTGGTCATTAGTTGCCGGCCACAGGATCCGCTGCCAGGCTGGATACAAAGGGTCGTATATTTGgagggagcaggagaggtGGCTATCGCCGGTCAACTGGGAATTGAGGGCGCCGAGGATGCATTTGTAAAGGAGGCGGGCGGGGGAAGTCAGGTGGAAATCATTACGGACGCCGATGAGGGCGCGCTGGGAGAGCCGCTGGTTGAGATGAACGGCTGCAAAGTGCGCTACGGAAACAAAGTTGCTCTCGGAAACTGGGATGGTGGTCTGCACTGGACTGTCCGGAGAGGTCAAAGATGGGGCGTCTTTGGGCCCAATGGATCAGGCAAGACGACGATTGTAGCATTGCTTTGTTCTGACCATCCCCAGACATATTCGCTTCCCATCAAACTATTTGGACGCAACCGAATGCCGGAGCCGGGATCTGGTGAGCGGCCTCTGACTTTCTGGGATATCCAATCTCGCATTGGGCATTCTAGCCCTGAGATTCACAAGCACATGCCTCGTGGCTTGAACGTTCAACAAGTGCTGGAGAGCGCTTGGGCTGATACTTTCAAGGGCGTTCCCAAGTTGGACGAGGACGCCAAACAGAAAGTGAAGGCAACACTCAGGTGGTTTGAGAAGGAACTTAATCCTAGGTACTCAAAGGACAAGGAGGGGCCCCCTGATAATGTCGCCTGGGCCCAGGATTATTTGTTTGGCGGCCTGTCCTTCAGTGCGCAACGAGTGTTGCTGTTTCTTCGCGCCATCATTAACCATCCGGACATTGTGGTTTTGGACGAAGCCTTTAGCGGTATGGATGAGTATGTGCGGGACAAGTGCATGCTCTTCCTAGCTTGCGGCGAGGAAAAAGCATACGCCGCTGACAGAACTGTCGTGGAACATCCTGCACCGGAGAAGATCAAAGTGAAGGGACTGGGCGAGGACCAAGCACTGATCTGTATCAGCCatgtcaaggaggaggtcccAGATTGCGTCAAGGAGTGGTTGTGCCTTCCAGAGCCAAACATGGGGCTCCCGGCTCGCTTTGGACAACTGGGGAAGCCGTTGAGGACGGATGAAGATACTTGGATGCACACCATCTGGGGCCTTAATAGAAGAAACTAG
- the UMP1 gene encoding 20S proteasome maturation factor (BUSCO:EOG092654XA; COG:O; EggNog:ENOG503P40C), protein MQSLRIVPESNPSSSFTHQPSRAHVAPSAPGLHDTLRAGVGANPLTTPATQAISAHPLEARLKQWETTREQLKMETLRRTYGIAEPVRRGMELKITREGTWKPLCLGGNSTPSIHEEILTGRDGIIEWEDVFTGEENGANISVHEEIERKVKM, encoded by the exons ATG CAGTCTCTCCGCATCGTCCCAGagtccaacccctcctcctccttcacccatCAGCCCTCCCGCGCCCATGTTGCTCCATCAGCACCTGGTCTTCACGACACACTTCGCGCTGGTGTCGgcgccaaccccctcacaaCTCCCGCGACCCAAGCCATCTCCGCCCACCCTCTCGAGGCCCGCTTAAAACAGTGGGAGACCACCCGCGAGCAGCTCAAGATGGAGACACTCCGTCGCACATATGGCATCGCCGAGCCAGTCCGCAGAGGCATGGAGCTCAAGATCACTCGTGAAGGAACATGGAAGCCCCTGTGCCTGGGCGGCAACAGCACACCTAGCATTCACGAAGAGATCTTGACTGGACGGGACGGCATTATTGAATGGGAGGATGTATTTACTGGGGAGGAGAATGGGGCGAACATCAGTGTGCACGAGGAGATCGAGCGCAAGGTGAAGATGTAA